In the Bifidobacteriaceae bacterium genome, one interval contains:
- a CDS encoding glycosyltransferase family 4 protein codes for MSKVWLPGRLLNRHVGGNTTYARALASSLAEEGVAVGRLPAGRTRAGTAWAETRAGLARRGPGEVLHYTSDTGPLLRPAAAAVVTVHGVASRWVRVARTPAQEAVWRGRVRRAVATCDELITDSQSSAADVVAVFGADLAAIHVIPLGVDHGLYRPGPVDQDALARLGAPRGEYLLYVGNIEPRKNLVELVAAVSDPRLPPLVVAGRPAWNAAPSMEAILGSGRVTYVGFVSEADKVALTRGAAALVFPSLYEGFGLPVLEALACGTPVVCSDRGSLAEVAGPAWRLDGVDRAAIRDGLERALADSAWLAHVRSDGPAWAAGFSWRETTRAHLRVYEDALAVREWRTD; via the coding sequence GTGAGCAAGGTGTGGTTGCCGGGGCGGCTGCTGAACCGGCATGTTGGCGGGAACACCACCTACGCCCGCGCGCTGGCGTCTTCGCTGGCCGAGGAGGGTGTGGCCGTGGGCCGGCTCCCGGCGGGCCGCACCCGGGCGGGGACCGCCTGGGCTGAGACGAGGGCCGGTCTGGCGCGGCGGGGCCCGGGCGAGGTGCTGCACTACACGTCCGACACGGGTCCGCTGCTCCGGCCGGCGGCGGCGGCGGTGGTGACCGTCCACGGGGTCGCCTCCCGCTGGGTCCGGGTGGCGCGGACCCCCGCGCAAGAGGCGGTGTGGCGCGGGCGCGTGCGGCGGGCGGTCGCGACTTGCGACGAATTGATCACAGACTCCCAGTCAAGCGCGGCGGACGTGGTGGCGGTGTTCGGCGCGGATCTGGCGGCGATCCACGTGATCCCGTTGGGGGTGGACCACGGCCTCTACCGGCCGGGCCCGGTTGACCAGGACGCTTTGGCGCGGCTTGGGGCGCCCAGGGGGGAATACTTGCTGTACGTGGGGAACATCGAGCCCAGAAAGAACCTTGTGGAACTGGTCGCGGCGGTCTCAGACCCGCGTCTGCCGCCGCTGGTGGTGGCCGGCCGGCCGGCCTGGAACGCGGCGCCGTCCATGGAGGCGATTCTGGGCAGCGGCAGAGTCACCTATGTCGGATTCGTCTCAGAGGCCGACAAGGTGGCGTTGACGCGCGGCGCGGCGGCGCTGGTTTTCCCAAGCTTGTACGAGGGCTTCGGGCTGCCTGTGCTGGAGGCTTTGGCCTGTGGGACGCCTGTGGTGTGCAGCGACAGGGGCTCCCTGGCGGAGGTGGCGGGGCCGGCGTGGCGCCTCGACGGCGTGGATCGCGCCGCGATCCGGGATGGGCTGGAGCGGGCGTTGGCGGATTCGGCTTGGTTGGCGCACGTCCGCTCCGATGGCCCAGCGTGGGCTGCGGGGTTCTCCTGGCGGGAGACGACGCGGGCGCATTTGCGGGTATACGAGGACGCTCTCGCCGTGCGTGAGTGGCGAACGGATTGA
- a CDS encoding glycosyltransferase, whose protein sequence is MTEAHGQPLVSVVIPVYNVRDYVWACLQSVLAQTHRHLDVVVVDDGSTDGSGEIARRAAASDPRVRLVRTENQGLGQARNEGLAVARGEWVAFVDSDDWVAPRFVETLLAVATSFGTQIAQCGLARVPVCGGVNADGEAVALGAPVCEDAEAAVRRLLLGAEAAVVAWTKLYRRSLFGGGFLFPKGRLFEDCFLVPRLLHAAGRVATTTEVLYFYRRRTGSIMERPIDQAAVRDSLAMVAEVGAFVRRAWPCLAEEALVFEAVTRVRLLVRMCRQREQPGWWDAVAPWLVERWRLICCSRLAPRVLRARTALLAASETAFRVATRGVRSRLPVWMGGRALHRANPAKPPPAAAALDAGWPLVSVVIPLFNCREHVGRCVRSVLAQSHPRLDVVVVDDGSTDGGGPAALEAAGGDGRIRLISNENRGPAAARNEGLAAARGEWVVFVDADDWVAPDFVETLLGRALEAGADMAACGLVRVGPDGFGELPVTRRSDVATTGEEALRSFLTGGPAQLFAHSKIFRMTLFAGGVRFPDGRLCEDAATVWRLAWRAGAVAYLPQCLYFYRQRPGSLMRRPVDPAAGRDALAMLRELSSFVRVDCPGLRDDLVGFQVAQRMHLLYRLARQGGALEAFFPIAGPLRRNARFVWASRRVAWKEKLLVAALVANPKAFQLATRGIRGPLRAMAERVRGRGRGQDGGTAPNATPRNAARRRERHAAAAGRPQTSLPVGDRVPDTGDGCGNLVSVVVPVYNEERHLGECLRSVLAQTHQRLEVIVVDDGSKDASAEVAAAAAACDDRVRLVRTPNRGPAAALNEGLAAARGEWVMFAGADDWLAPNAVEALAAAARRHGAQIAVGGRWDVADGRPRPRPIAPGDLGVCSSQEAVRRALTGGGGDLSVCAKIYQLALFRESGIGFPVGRLYEDVAVSYRLLAAARAVAYVPDLVYYYRQRPGSITWRPVGRLDVDSYRALFAELDAFRFGSEAALGAELGAERERFQAAARLHLLYRMARHGGDLAFWDEAADWLVLNRRSLSRNPLIGWRTRAMLALIAASPPLARAAVRVSPRMRRR, encoded by the coding sequence GTGACGGAGGCACACGGGCAGCCGCTGGTAAGCGTGGTCATCCCGGTTTACAACGTCCGCGACTACGTGTGGGCATGCCTTCAGTCGGTGCTGGCGCAGACGCACCGGCATCTGGATGTGGTCGTGGTGGACGACGGGTCGACGGACGGCAGCGGCGAGATCGCCAGGCGGGCGGCCGCCTCCGACCCGAGGGTCAGGCTGGTGCGGACCGAAAACCAAGGTTTGGGGCAGGCGCGCAACGAAGGTCTGGCGGTGGCACGGGGCGAATGGGTGGCGTTCGTCGACTCCGACGACTGGGTCGCGCCCCGGTTCGTTGAGACTCTGCTAGCCGTCGCGACCTCGTTCGGTACGCAGATAGCGCAGTGCGGCTTGGCGAGGGTGCCGGTCTGCGGAGGCGTCAACGCGGACGGGGAAGCCGTGGCGCTGGGGGCTCCAGTGTGCGAGGACGCCGAGGCGGCGGTCCGTCGCCTCCTGCTTGGGGCGGAGGCGGCCGTGGTGGCTTGGACAAAGCTGTACCGTCGAAGCCTGTTCGGGGGCGGCTTTCTGTTCCCCAAGGGGCGCCTGTTCGAGGATTGTTTCCTGGTCCCCCGGCTGCTCCACGCCGCGGGCCGGGTGGCGACCACGACTGAGGTGCTGTACTTCTACCGGCGGCGGACCGGCAGCATCATGGAACGGCCAATCGACCAGGCGGCGGTGCGGGACTCGTTGGCGATGGTCGCGGAAGTCGGCGCCTTCGTGAGAAGGGCGTGGCCTTGCCTCGCCGAGGAGGCGTTGGTGTTCGAGGCGGTAACCAGGGTGCGGCTGCTGGTGCGGATGTGCCGCCAACGTGAGCAGCCTGGCTGGTGGGACGCGGTGGCCCCATGGCTGGTGGAGCGGTGGCGGTTGATTTGCTGCTCGCGGCTGGCTCCCCGTGTCTTGCGTGCCAGAACTGCGCTGCTGGCCGCCAGCGAGACGGCCTTCCGGGTCGCCACACGGGGAGTGCGGAGCCGCCTCCCGGTCTGGATGGGAGGCCGCGCACTCCACCGCGCAAACCCGGCGAAGCCGCCGCCCGCGGCCGCCGCGCTGGACGCGGGGTGGCCGCTGGTGTCCGTAGTGATCCCGCTGTTCAACTGCCGGGAGCACGTGGGACGGTGCGTGCGGTCGGTGCTGGCCCAATCGCATCCCCGGCTAGATGTGGTGGTGGTGGACGACGGCTCGACGGACGGCGGCGGCCCAGCTGCGCTGGAAGCCGCCGGCGGGGACGGCCGGATCAGGCTGATCTCCAACGAGAACCGCGGTCCTGCGGCGGCCCGCAACGAGGGCCTGGCGGCCGCACGGGGTGAATGGGTGGTGTTCGTGGACGCGGACGACTGGGTCGCGCCGGATTTCGTGGAGACGCTGTTAGGGCGGGCGCTCGAGGCGGGGGCGGACATGGCGGCGTGCGGCTTGGTCAGGGTGGGCCCGGACGGCTTCGGCGAGTTGCCCGTCACCCGCCGCTCGGACGTGGCGACCACAGGGGAGGAGGCGCTGCGGAGCTTCTTGACGGGTGGCCCGGCGCAGTTGTTCGCGCATTCGAAGATCTTCCGGATGACGCTGTTCGCCGGCGGCGTCCGCTTCCCCGACGGGAGGCTGTGCGAGGACGCCGCCACGGTGTGGCGGCTGGCCTGGCGCGCGGGCGCGGTGGCGTATCTTCCGCAATGCCTGTACTTCTACCGGCAGCGGCCGGGGAGCCTGATGCGGCGGCCTGTCGATCCGGCGGCGGGGCGCGACGCGCTGGCCATGCTGCGGGAACTGTCCTCGTTCGTCCGGGTGGACTGCCCCGGATTGCGGGACGACTTGGTCGGCTTCCAAGTCGCCCAGCGTATGCACCTGTTGTACCGGTTGGCGCGGCAGGGCGGGGCGTTGGAAGCCTTTTTCCCCATCGCCGGCCCTCTGCGGCGCAACGCCAGGTTCGTCTGGGCGAGTCGGCGGGTGGCGTGGAAGGAGAAGCTGCTGGTGGCGGCGTTGGTGGCCAACCCCAAGGCGTTCCAGCTGGCCACGCGGGGGATCCGGGGGCCGCTGCGGGCCATGGCGGAGCGGGTCCGCGGGCGAGGGCGCGGCCAGGATGGCGGTACCGCGCCCAACGCCACGCCCCGCAACGCGGCAAGGCGTCGCGAACGGCACGCCGCAGCCGCAGGGCGGCCCCAAACCAGCCTCCCAGTTGGGGACCGCGTCCCGGACACGGGCGACGGCTGCGGGAATCTGGTGTCTGTGGTGGTCCCCGTCTACAACGAGGAACGCCACTTGGGCGAATGCCTCCGGTCGGTGCTGGCGCAGACCCACCAGCGGCTGGAGGTCATCGTGGTCGACGACGGGTCAAAGGACGCCAGCGCCGAAGTCGCCGCCGCGGCGGCGGCGTGCGACGACCGTGTTCGTCTTGTACGGACGCCAAACCGGGGGCCGGCGGCGGCGCTGAACGAGGGCCTGGCGGCGGCGCGTGGCGAGTGGGTGATGTTCGCGGGCGCCGACGACTGGCTGGCGCCCAACGCCGTGGAGGCGCTGGCGGCGGCAGCCCGTCGGCACGGCGCGCAGATCGCGGTCGGCGGGCGCTGGGACGTCGCGGACGGCCGGCCGCGGCCGCGTCCCATCGCCCCTGGCGATTTGGGAGTCTGCTCTTCCCAGGAGGCGGTGCGGCGCGCGTTGACGGGCGGCGGCGGCGACCTGTCGGTCTGCGCCAAGATTTACCAACTGGCCTTGTTCCGCGAGAGCGGAATCGGGTTCCCGGTCGGCAGGCTGTATGAGGACGTGGCCGTCTCCTACCGCCTGCTGGCGGCGGCCCGCGCGGTCGCGTACGTGCCTGACCTGGTGTATTACTACCGCCAGCGGCCGGGCTCCATCACCTGGCGGCCGGTGGGGCGGTTGGACGTGGACAGCTACCGGGCGCTGTTCGCCGAGTTGGACGCGTTCCGCTTCGGCTCGGAGGCGGCGTTGGGCGCGGAATTGGGCGCGGAGCGCGAGCGTTTCCAGGCGGCCGCGCGGCTGCACCTGTTGTACCGGATGGCCCGCCACGGCGGGGACCTCGCGTTCTGGGACGAGGCCGCGGACTGGCTGGTCCTGAACCGGCGCTCATTGAGCCGCAACCCGCTGATCGGCTGGCGGACCCGCGCGATGCTCGCCCTGATCGCGGCGAGCCCGCCGCTGGCCCGCGCGGCGGTGCGCGTCTCGCCCAGGATGAGGCGCCGATGA
- a CDS encoding glycosyltransferase: MRSDGLKGASVLHVSQPSDGGVAAVVRGLASYQAGLGLRVAVACDPAGDLGLALAGAGVEVRPWRAVRSPVAGMGREAVALGHVVADFRPDVVHLHAAKAGLAGRLAVRGRVRTVFEPHGWSWWAVEGPAAFAAKAWERAALCWTHQVVCLSREEALALPPCWDRLAMARNGVDLDHWSPRPQAAARRRLGLPPDAVLLVCVARLCRQKGQDLLVEAFSRLVGDGLAASLALVGDGPLLGQTRRLAGRLPVVFPGAVEDPRDWYAAADVVVLPSRWEAAALAALEAAAMGRPVVATAVGDVKECPALGARPAPGDPAALAEALGALLANPAARSQAAAEGRRWALDRHADAWAHARLTEIAIGQAGMTPVLADGGPGAVASWP, translated from the coding sequence ATGCGTTCGGACGGGCTGAAAGGCGCCTCGGTGCTGCACGTCAGCCAGCCTTCGGACGGCGGGGTGGCGGCCGTGGTGCGGGGTCTAGCGTCTTACCAGGCGGGCCTGGGGCTGCGGGTGGCGGTGGCCTGCGACCCGGCGGGGGACCTGGGGCTGGCTTTGGCGGGCGCCGGAGTCGAGGTTCGCCCGTGGCGGGCGGTCCGCTCGCCCGTCGCCGGAATGGGGCGCGAGGCGGTGGCGCTGGGGCACGTCGTCGCGGATTTCCGGCCCGACGTGGTGCACTTGCACGCCGCGAAGGCGGGTCTGGCCGGCCGACTGGCGGTGCGGGGCCGCGTCCGAACGGTCTTCGAGCCGCACGGCTGGTCTTGGTGGGCGGTGGAAGGACCGGCTGCCTTCGCGGCCAAGGCCTGGGAGCGGGCGGCTTTGTGCTGGACGCACCAGGTGGTGTGCCTCAGCCGGGAGGAGGCGTTGGCGCTGCCCCCCTGCTGGGACCGCCTCGCCATGGCCCGCAACGGAGTCGACTTGGACCACTGGTCGCCCCGTCCGCAGGCGGCGGCCAGGCGGCGGCTCGGTTTGCCGCCCGATGCCGTGTTGCTCGTTTGCGTCGCCCGCCTCTGTCGCCAAAAGGGCCAGGACTTGCTGGTGGAGGCGTTTTCCCGGCTTGTCGGCGACGGGTTGGCCGCGAGCCTGGCGCTGGTCGGCGATGGGCCGCTGCTCGGCCAGACCAGGCGGTTGGCGGGCCGCTTGCCGGTGGTTTTCCCCGGCGCGGTCGAAGACCCCCGCGACTGGTACGCGGCCGCAGACGTGGTCGTCTTGCCGTCCCGTTGGGAGGCGGCGGCCCTGGCAGCGTTGGAGGCGGCCGCGATGGGGCGCCCGGTGGTCGCCACCGCCGTGGGCGACGTCAAAGAGTGCCCCGCCCTGGGGGCGAGGCCCGCGCCGGGCGACCCGGCGGCCCTGGCCGAAGCGCTGGGCGCCTTGCTGGCCAACCCCGCCGCCCGCAGTCAGGCCGCCGCCGAAGGGCGCCGCTGGGCGCTCGACCGCCACGCCGACGCCTGGGCGCACGCCCGGCTCACCGAGATCGCGATCGGCCAGGCGGGCATGACGCCGGTCTTGGCGGATGGCGGGCCTGGGGCGGTGGCCTCATGGCCGTGA
- a CDS encoding polysaccharide biosynthesis tyrosine autokinase, with translation MELADYVAVAAARWRSILAVLLAGLLVAAWMVWRTPVEYKATTNVLLSPVSGETAGELTSGTTFAESQANSFAVIAVSQLVLEPAMKDLGLEGSAESFRGRVSARVLSKTTIIAVTVSAGTPEGAAEAADAVARQLVAAVGDMMPGGEQLVRARLVAPAMLPGAPSAPAWKRILALGAIIGLGCGYVQALIRAAIGRRVRVSKDVELVTSAPVIGMVRFDPDTGPVPVTLADPESRRSRDYRAAAANLRFLDFGGEKLAVVFTSAVAGEGKTTMVLNLGALLARAGAKTLLVDGDLRNPGLARGFGWDNSVGLTTAATGGASLDSAIRRTGQPGLDVLPAGPAPPDPAALLASPGMGKVFYELAERYDYVLVDSRSLSGHPDAALLVKLVGQAILVVRAGQTTLSQASRAVAAVEAVFGQVCGVMLNRVRQGSGSSELFPPPPGPLGDNAGR, from the coding sequence ATGGAGCTAGCTGATTATGTGGCTGTGGCCGCCGCGCGGTGGCGGAGCATTCTGGCGGTGCTGCTGGCCGGTTTGCTGGTGGCGGCCTGGATGGTGTGGCGCACGCCGGTCGAGTACAAAGCGACCACCAACGTGCTGCTGTCTCCGGTGAGCGGCGAGACGGCGGGCGAGTTGACCTCCGGCACGACTTTCGCCGAGAGCCAGGCCAACTCGTTCGCGGTGATAGCGGTCAGCCAACTGGTGCTGGAACCCGCAATGAAGGACTTGGGACTGGAGGGGTCGGCCGAGTCGTTCCGGGGGCGGGTCTCCGCCAGGGTGCTGTCCAAGACCACAATCATCGCTGTGACCGTGTCCGCGGGGACGCCCGAGGGGGCCGCCGAGGCGGCGGACGCGGTGGCGCGTCAACTGGTGGCGGCGGTAGGTGACATGATGCCGGGGGGCGAGCAGTTGGTGCGGGCGCGGCTCGTGGCGCCCGCTATGCTGCCCGGCGCGCCGTCGGCGCCAGCCTGGAAACGGATTCTGGCGCTCGGCGCGATCATCGGCTTGGGCTGCGGATATGTCCAGGCGCTCATCCGCGCGGCGATCGGACGCCGCGTCCGCGTGTCGAAAGACGTCGAGTTGGTGACCAGCGCCCCGGTCATCGGCATGGTCCGGTTCGACCCGGACACCGGCCCGGTGCCCGTGACCCTGGCGGACCCGGAGTCGCGGCGGTCCAGGGACTACCGGGCGGCTGCTGCGAACCTGCGTTTCTTGGATTTCGGCGGCGAGAAGCTCGCGGTCGTGTTCACCTCCGCGGTGGCCGGCGAGGGCAAGACCACCATGGTCCTGAACCTGGGGGCGCTGCTGGCCCGCGCGGGGGCCAAGACGCTGCTGGTGGACGGCGACCTGCGCAACCCGGGCCTGGCCCGCGGGTTCGGCTGGGACAACTCGGTCGGCCTGACCACGGCCGCGACCGGCGGCGCCAGCCTGGACAGCGCGATCAGGCGCACGGGGCAGCCGGGCCTGGACGTGCTTCCGGCGGGGCCCGCGCCGCCCGACCCGGCCGCGCTCCTCGCCAGCCCCGGAATGGGCAAAGTGTTCTACGAGTTGGCGGAACGCTACGACTACGTCTTAGTGGACTCGCGCAGCCTGTCCGGCCACCCGGATGCGGCGCTGCTGGTTAAGCTGGTCGGCCAGGCGATCCTGGTGGTCCGGGCCGGCCAGACCACCCTGTCGCAGGCCAGCCGGGCGGTGGCCGCGGTCGAAGCCGTGTTCGGGCAGGTCTGCGGCGTGATGCTGAACCGCGTCCGCCAGGGCAGCGGGTCCTCAGAGCTTTTCCCGCCGCCGCCCGGCCCGCTCGGCGACAACGCGGGCCGGTGA
- a CDS encoding polysaccharide pyruvyl transferase family protein yields the protein MSADGTRGAGTARALVLHAYSAGNQGDGLLLAEAAALAREVLGGGAEVVVAASDPASFAGLGLRVVDSRPSWHGWDPGYRRVLAGIGEFDLVLGVGGGYLRFGTVREALVSALVQVPQLRAAARRGRGVVYLPQSVGPCRFGWRRPVAGWLGRVDRVFARDGRTQAELAGVGARRCPDMGLLAPGWRDSRPGPLAQVPVLSVRALRGAVPAPVRQLAAELGECDGFVQSAVRRNDDRAAAESMLPRHLLSRDELTGDGPASVVVAMRLHAAVAALGAGHFAVHLAYERKGFGAFEDLGLEDWVFPARRFDVDRVVERVRGLLADDAVRAAYTSKVAQARARFAKARAELVEEVRECVRTG from the coding sequence ATGAGCGCAGACGGAACAAGGGGCGCGGGCACGGCCCGGGCGCTGGTCTTGCACGCCTACAGCGCGGGCAACCAGGGCGACGGTCTGCTGCTGGCTGAGGCGGCGGCCTTGGCGCGGGAGGTCTTGGGCGGCGGCGCGGAAGTGGTGGTAGCGGCGTCGGACCCGGCATCGTTCGCGGGATTGGGCCTGCGCGTGGTGGACTCCCGGCCATCCTGGCACGGCTGGGATCCTGGATACCGGCGCGTCTTGGCGGGGATCGGGGAGTTCGACCTGGTGCTGGGCGTGGGCGGCGGGTACCTGCGGTTCGGAACCGTCCGGGAGGCGCTGGTCAGCGCGTTGGTGCAGGTCCCGCAACTGCGGGCGGCGGCGCGGCGCGGGCGGGGCGTGGTCTACCTGCCGCAGTCGGTCGGGCCGTGCCGGTTCGGCTGGCGCCGGCCGGTGGCGGGCTGGCTGGGCCGGGTGGACCGCGTGTTCGCCCGCGACGGCCGGACCCAGGCGGAACTCGCGGGGGTCGGTGCTCGGCGCTGCCCGGACATGGGGTTGCTCGCCCCGGGCTGGCGCGATTCGCGGCCGGGGCCGCTTGCGCAAGTGCCCGTCTTGTCCGTGAGGGCCCTGCGCGGCGCGGTGCCCGCGCCGGTCAGGCAACTGGCCGCCGAATTGGGGGAGTGCGACGGGTTCGTTCAGTCTGCGGTGCGGCGCAACGACGACCGAGCGGCGGCTGAATCCATGCTCCCCAGGCACCTGCTGTCACGGGACGAGCTGACAGGCGACGGCCCGGCCAGCGTGGTGGTCGCGATGCGCCTGCACGCGGCTGTCGCGGCGCTCGGCGCGGGCCACTTCGCCGTGCACCTGGCCTATGAGCGGAAGGGCTTCGGCGCGTTCGAGGACCTGGGCTTGGAGGATTGGGTTTTCCCGGCCCGTCGTTTCGACGTAGACCGGGTCGTGGAGAGGGTCCGGGGGTTGTTGGCGGACGATGCCGTCCGCGCGGCCTACACAAGTAAGGTCGCCCAGGCCCGCGCCCGGTTCGCTAAGGCGCGTGCCGAACTGGTGGAGGAGGTTCGCGAATGCGTTCGGACGGGCTGA